DNA sequence from the Tissierella sp. MB52-C2 genome:
AGAAAAGTTAGCTACAATAGTTGCAATATTAGTTGGAGTCGTTGTATATGGAATATTTTTAATTATAACAGGAACTATTACTGAGGAGGACTTTAATTTATTACCTAAAGGAGATAAAATAGGTAAGAAATTAAGTAAATTTAAATTACTTAAATAGTTATGTATACAAAGGAGAAATATTATGGGAAAGATATATATAATAGGATTAGGTCCTGGAAGTATTGATGCTCTTACATTAGGAGCTGTAGATAGAATAAACGCAGGAGATAAAAATTTCTTAAGGACTGAAAATCATCCTACTGTGAAATACTTTGAAAATAAGAATATACCCTATAAGTCTTATGACTTCTTATATGATAAGGGAGAAGAATTTGATGAAGTTTATGAAAAAATAGCTCTAGATTTAATAGAAGAATCTAAAAATCATCCTCAGATAAATTATTTTGTACCTGGAAACCCTTTAGTAGCTGAGAAAACTGTGGAGATTTTAATTAATAAGGATATAGATATAGAAATAATATCTGGTATGAGTTTTATAGAGCCTATGATAGAATTAGTGGGTAGAGACCCAATAAATGGGTTAAAAATCGTAGATGGTGCAGAATTTAATAGCTTAATGGTGGATATAAATTCAGATACTATAATTACTCAAGTATATAATCATAGGATATTATCTGAAATCAAACTTATATTATCTGAAATCTATGGTGATGAATACAAGGTGTATTTAATTCATAGTGCTGGAATAAAAGAAGATGAAAAAAAGTACTTTATACCTATTTATGAATTAGATAGAGTAGAAGAAATAGGACCATTAACTAGTATATATGTTCCAGAAATGGCAAAGATAGATAAGAAAGTATTTGACTTCAACGATTTATTAGGTATAATAAAAATATTGAGATCTGAAAATGGTTGCCCTTGGGATATGGAGCAGACCCATGAAAGTATGCGTCAATGTTTGATTGAAGAAGCCTATGAAGTAGTTGATGCCATTGATAAAAAGGATATGGATGGTCTTATGGAAGAATTAGGTGACTTATTACTTCAAATCATCTTTCATGGAGAAATTGCCTTTGAAGAAGGGGAGTTTAATCTATATGATATAACATCAACCCTTGCTCAGAAATTAATTTATAGACATCCTCATGTTTTTGTAGAAAAAAGTGTGGAAAATAGCCAAGAAGTAGTATATAATTGGAATATGCTAAAGTATGCCAAGAGAGACATTCATAACTTTACTGACAAACTTAGAAACATACCTAAACTACCGGCCTTAATGACCAGTTTTAAAATTCAAGAAAAGGCAGCAGAAGTTGGATTTGATTGGGAAGATATAAAAGGACCCTTAGATAAGGTAATGGAAGAGTATAAGGAAGTAATAGAAGCTATGGAACAATTCGGAGGTGGTGGCGAAAAAACAGAGGAAGAATTAGGAGACCTTATTTTTGCTGTAGTTAATCTTTCAAGATTTTTAAATGTAAATCCAGAAATAGCTTTAAATCGAACTATAAATAAGTTTATTAAAAGATTTGAATTTATAGAAGAAAGATTAAAAGAAGCAGGTAAAAATATTGAAGATGCAAATTTAGATGAAATGGATAGCTTATGGAATGCTGCAAAAATACATAAAATCCATTAAAATGCTAATAATTATATAATATAAAGAATGGTTTTAAATTTGCAAAGAATTATTATTTAAATAATAAAACTACGAGGAGGAATTAATTATGAACAAAGCTGAATTAGTATCAAGTATAGCAGAGAAAAGTAATTTAACTAAAAAGGATGCAGAAAGTGCACTAAATGCATTTATGAAGACAGTAGAAGAAACATTAGCAGGTGGAGATAAAGTTCAACTTGTTGGTTTCGGTACATTTGAAGTAAGAGAAAGAAAAGCTAGAGAAGGTAGAAATCCAAGAAACCCAGAAGAGATAATTAAAATAGCAGCATCTAAAGCTCCAGTATTCAAAGCTGGAAAGGCTTTAAAAGAAATAGTAAATAAATAAATGAAAAAATCAGGTCTTGGACCTGATTTTTTTGTAGGAGTGATTTTATGAGAATTGATAAGTTTTTAAAGAACGCTAGAATAATAAAAAGACGAACTATTGCTAAGGAGGCCTGTGAGCAAGGTAAAGTGTCTATAAATGGTAAGATTGCTAAGCCAGGAGATGAAGTTAAGGTAGGAGATAGGGTTCAGATTAACTTCGGCAATAATCCTATGAATTTAGAAGTATTAGACATATCAGATAATGTAAGAAAAGACAATGCCTTAGGGCTATATAAGAATATAGAATAAAAAAAGACTTTGTAATAAAAGTCTTTTTTTATTCATAAATATTAGTAGATAGACTATATAAGAATAGGAGGAATACAATGACTGAAAATAAAATAAAATTTAAAAATCAAAATATAATGATCGAAGATAGGGAGAGAATGACAGTAACAGGCGTAGAACAGGTGGAGAGTTTTAATGACAATACAATAGTATTGACAACAGTAAAAGGTGGGATGATAATAAAGGGAGAGGGATTAAATATATCTAAGCTTAATCTAGATGATGGTGGTGTAAAAATAGATGGAAGAATCAGTGGAATAAATTATACTGATAAGGATGCAACGACAAAAAATATAATGGGCAAGCTATTTAAATAACCATAAGGAGAAAAACATGGATACTTCATTAATATTAGAAATACATATTTTTCTTACAGTTATTTATGGTGGCTTAATAGTAGGGTTTACTTACGATTTATATAGAACCGTGAGATATTTTTTTAAGCCAAATAAGATTATTACTTATTTAGGGGATTTATTATTTTGGACAGCTATAGCTTACATATTTTTTTATACAATTATAAAGACTAACTTAGGGGAAATAAGGGGATATATTTTATTTGGATTTTTTATAGGAATAATCATATATTATAAATTATTTAGCAAATATATTTATAGTCTGTGTATTAAGTTAGGTGAGATTTTGAGTACTTTTATTAATGGTATTCTTTCATTGACTTTATCCCCTCTTAAATTTTTAAAGAAGAAATCATCACCAATCTTTAAAAAGATAAGAAAAGTTCCATCAGAAATCATTCAGCAAACAAAGAAATATAAAAAAATAATTTCTTCAAAAAAATAGAGGAGTTTTTTAACTTGTGTAGAATAGTATATATTAGGTGGTGAAATTATGCAAAAGAAGAAAAAGAAAAAGAAAATAAGTTTAATAAATCTTATAGTTTATTCTCTATTTATATATGTAGGACTTATATTTTGGAATCAAAGAGACTTAATGAAGAATTTAGAAGCTAAACAAATTGAAGTTCAAAAAGAAGTACAAACCCTAGAGAAGGAAATAGATATCCTGAACAAAGAAATAGAGGATAGTGACTCCTTACAGTTTGTAGAAAAAGTTGCAAGGGATGATTTGGGTATGGTAAAGCCGAGGGAAATCATATATATAGATCAGAATAGAAAGAAAAACCCATTTTTAAATCCCATAAAAAAGAGAACTAATTGACATTAAAAGAGTTCTAATATATACTAAATTAAGAAAACTATTTTTAAGGAGGAATCATTAATTTATGCCAGTATCTGTGGGAGCAGTAGTTGATGGTACTGTTACAGGAATAACAAATTTTGGTGCCTTTATTCAGCTACCGGAGGGTAAAAGTGGACTTGTTCATATTTCTGAAATATCACATGATTATGTAGAAAAGGTAACTGATCATCTAAAAAAGGATCAAAAAGTAAGAGTAAAAGTTCTATCAATTTCAAATGAAGGTAAGATAAGCCTTTCCATAAGGCAGGCAAAGCCTAAAACTACAAAGCCAATAGAAGTTGAATGGAATAAGCCTGATGACAAGATGAAACATATGTCTTTTGAAGACAAAATTAGCAAATTTTTAAAAGATAGTAATGAAAAACAAGATCAATTAAAAACTAGAGATGGTAGAAGAAGTTCAAAGCCAAAAAAAATGAGTAATATGGATGTATAAAACCGGTTTATCCGGTTTTTTTATTTTTTCCTTTACTCTAAAAACTCTAAAAAAACTACAAATCTCTACATTAAATATGGAATTAGTCACATGAAGCTCTAACCATTTGGAATACTGGATTTTCAGCTTAAAGTAAATTATATTAAGATCTCCTTAGGAAAGATTAAGGTTATAGGAAATACAAATGATTTATGTCTTAATTTTCTCTAGTTTAAGTACTTAGATTTGACAAATTATTATGGCAGCTTTTGTTAATATGTATCTAAATACAAATAACAGGAGTGATTTTTATGATGAGAACGGATTCTCTAAAGAATCAAGGTCATTGGTACGAAGTAAATCTTAAAATGGATAGAAGAACAATAATAACTGTAATTATTGGTTTTTTCTTAGCAAGGGCAAATTTACTAAATAAACTTACTCCATTTGGATTTGCATTTCTAACTG
Encoded proteins:
- a CDS encoding S1 RNA-binding domain-containing protein — translated: MPVSVGAVVDGTVTGITNFGAFIQLPEGKSGLVHISEISHDYVEKVTDHLKKDQKVRVKVLSISNEGKISLSIRQAKPKTTKPIEVEWNKPDDKMKHMSFEDKISKFLKDSNEKQDQLKTRDGRRSSKPKKMSNMDV
- a CDS encoding septum formation initiator family protein — translated: MQKKKKKKKISLINLIVYSLFIYVGLIFWNQRDLMKNLEAKQIEVQKEVQTLEKEIDILNKEIEDSDSLQFVEKVARDDLGMVKPREIIYIDQNRKKNPFLNPIKKRTN
- the yabP gene encoding sporulation protein YabP, with product MTENKIKFKNQNIMIEDRERMTVTGVEQVESFNDNTIVLTTVKGGMIIKGEGLNISKLNLDDGGVKIDGRISGINYTDKDATTKNIMGKLFK
- a CDS encoding HU family DNA-binding protein, whose product is MNKAELVSSIAEKSNLTKKDAESALNAFMKTVEETLAGGDKVQLVGFGTFEVRERKAREGRNPRNPEEIIKIAASKAPVFKAGKALKEIVNK
- the mazG gene encoding nucleoside triphosphate pyrophosphohydrolase yields the protein MGKIYIIGLGPGSIDALTLGAVDRINAGDKNFLRTENHPTVKYFENKNIPYKSYDFLYDKGEEFDEVYEKIALDLIEESKNHPQINYFVPGNPLVAEKTVEILINKDIDIEIISGMSFIEPMIELVGRDPINGLKIVDGAEFNSLMVDINSDTIITQVYNHRILSEIKLILSEIYGDEYKVYLIHSAGIKEDEKKYFIPIYELDRVEEIGPLTSIYVPEMAKIDKKVFDFNDLLGIIKILRSENGCPWDMEQTHESMRQCLIEEAYEVVDAIDKKDMDGLMEELGDLLLQIIFHGEIAFEEGEFNLYDITSTLAQKLIYRHPHVFVEKSVENSQEVVYNWNMLKYAKRDIHNFTDKLRNIPKLPALMTSFKIQEKAAEVGFDWEDIKGPLDKVMEEYKEVIEAMEQFGGGGEKTEEELGDLIFAVVNLSRFLNVNPEIALNRTINKFIKRFEFIEERLKEAGKNIEDANLDEMDSLWNAAKIHKIH
- a CDS encoding RNA-binding S4 domain-containing protein, producing the protein MRIDKFLKNARIIKRRTIAKEACEQGKVSINGKIAKPGDEVKVGDRVQINFGNNPMNLEVLDISDNVRKDNALGLYKNIE
- the yabQ gene encoding spore cortex biosynthesis protein YabQ codes for the protein MDTSLILEIHIFLTVIYGGLIVGFTYDLYRTVRYFFKPNKIITYLGDLLFWTAIAYIFFYTIIKTNLGEIRGYILFGFFIGIIIYYKLFSKYIYSLCIKLGEILSTFINGILSLTLSPLKFLKKKSSPIFKKIRKVPSEIIQQTKKYKKIISSKK